The segment aacaaattgatataaaaaattatgctaaatagtatttattcttatacaatttttgtttctataaaaaaagttttacataatatttttacatagtacttaaaattaatcatacaTCTCGTATTACCAATTGttcacaaatataatttctctttattattccACGCTGATTACCATGTAAGAATTCTGCACGcgtcatattattatttaataattcacaatgtgatatattatttaaatcaatatcattaaaattatcatttcgtAATAAACAAATGTTATGTAAAATACAACAAGTCAAAATCATTTTAGGAATAATATCGAGTCGTTCCATGTCAAGTAATGTTAAAAGAGATCTAAATCTACCTTTTAATAATCCAAACGCTCTTTCAATTGCCATTCGAGTAgaagaataacaaaaattgaaatttttttgtttaacagATAAATGCCCATTGTCTCGATAAGGAACAAGTAGATGCTCATGAATTGCGTATGCTGCATCACCTATTAAGTGAGATTCATTGGGAAACTTGTTAGGATCATTAAGGTAGTTAGAGACTTCGGATAATCTAAAAACTCGTTGATCGTGGACAGAACCCGGATTTCCAGCAtagcaatgaataaaatgacATTCATGATCACATATTgcctgaaataaaaaatataaacactGTTATGAGTTTTCATGATTAATAACCtcatttaatgtaaaaaaaaaatctatgataaatatttaatttccacatacttatattaattaatataataaagtacTATCCTACCTGTAAGTGAATCGAATGATGTCCTTTTCGATTCACGTAAGTTTCTGGATCTTTATGTGGTGCAGGAATATTGATATGGGTACCATCAATTGCTCCTATAACTTTAGGAAACCCACTTGCAGCAAAAAAACcattttgtatttctattGCTTTTTCTTCATTTGGCCAACTGATAAAAACTGGTgctaattctattaaagcatTTATAACTCTTCTTACAGATTTTAACGCTGTTGCCCTCGCTACGttaaatttttcgcaaatagatttgaaaaaggaaaaaaattatataagataaataaaatatttattttttaataagcttgatatttttataaatataatgcaatatgtatatacctATATGAATCTGAAGTTGACATTTTCCAAATGGCAATTAACAATTGCTTCTTAGGCGATATGGTAGGGCAACCAGGTTTttctcttattaattttttactaattaatgttaatataaattcaaatgttcttggaaacattttacaaaaaaaattattacgcgtttttatatatatatatatatatatatatattaatatatataatattatcaataaaaaaactatataaaatataaaaaatatttacctaaaatgagatttaaattgattatcaCTGTATTGAGGAATAATAACctcaacataatttttaatgcgaaGAATATGTTTCTTAACATCTTTTATGCAGTTTGTCATTTCAATTTCTCCATCCTCTTCTTTGCTTTCTGAAGAAgaagatgaaaatataatatcgtaatattcATTTACCGCAACGGATAAAATTGCACATTGCTCACGATCATCACAAAGCGTCGCCATTTTTAACTATACAAATCGTGTACTGATCGTTCGTCTTGGAGTTAGCGTTTGCGTACTATGTTCAAGACGAACAGCGCTGTAAGCTCACTTTCAGCATCAGTACTGACAGCATGAAAGCAAGCAAGACGAACGCACCCATAGTATACCCACACGGAACAAAAACCTCTAATGGATATCCATCCTAGATGTCCATCATGGAGATTCGAAACCTCTATTAGATGTCCATGTAATCTCCTAtagatgtctattagacatcCACAGTTCCGCATTACATACCTCTATTCGACATCCATTAGATATATTCATAGATATCATATGGAGCAATCATAGATGTTCCATAGATATGTCATAGAGCTTTGATGGATTGTAGTttcaatttgtcattaatagaattattcgGAAGTAAAGTGACAAATGTGATTGCAagatagtcttgtttatgtaggtgttaacagaatgtcaCCATGTTCTGACTGTGAGACAGTTTGGATTGTgacacattttgaaaaaattttgaagacaGATTCTGAaagttcaataaattttacgtcagaaatgattattttagaattttttcctGACCGGTTTAGTAGGAAAAAGCCACGAAAAAACGTCCGTTTGGGCCTTAATAGGTTAACGTAACTTACGAGCTTCAGAACACTAGGAAAGAAAAATCCAGCGCTCTCGAGATTTTGCGTGATTACTGAGCAtacctttaattaaaaaaaaacgtggaCACTCAGGGGTTTCAATCATTTTTCACGAAATGGTGCTCaggtgaataaaaaaaaagaaaaatgcgaTTTTTAACACGTTTTTACAGTCGATatgtcgaaataaaaaaaatattggatcgAAATTCTAAAAAGAGCGTCTTATAAGGGAGACTTTGAACTTTCCAAAAAGCCCATGGTGGATGTCGTAGAAGATAGCTTCGTGCGCGCAGCAAGCAGAACCGCAGGAAATAATACGTAATGTCAGGTCTCTTCGTTCCTGCTAATTATCCCGCCTTTTGTCGTTATGCGGTATTAGTTAACGCGACTGCAGCAGCGTGGCGAGGCGAGCTGCTGCGTTTGTTACGCGACACGACTGTTATCGTTATCGCTACTCTTCTTTCTCGCGACAACGAGAATCTGTTACGACAATTTGTTCTGGAGCTACGGATgtttaaagttaaaagtaCGAATTTTGCTTTAACCGCCAATGGCTTAGTTtgcaccgattgtttagtacacgtatcaaatacaaaatctgcttctccgatagatataaatcgtttagtgtaaaatatacaccaatcaaagaagctgatttagtacttggtacgcgtactaaacaatcggtgtaaactaagccaataACTTGgtcaaaaaaaatcatacAGCATTTACAAAAAAGCAAATTGTTGAGAATTGTATGAGCTTTAACGTCGTGAAATCggtttttgacaaaaaaaatttttctagtCCATGCACGTTGCCCAATTTggggaaatttttttatttccggaTTGGTCCGTTCAATGGAGAATAActcagttaaaaataatgatacgggagttttctgcaaaaattcaGAAACTAGAAGATTCAAGcactttttttaaagatttttttcgtcCATTTTTCGCGGAGATACAGCCGCTCAGAAAACACTCAAAAATTGACCCGAAATTTTCTATCCCTTAATTTTGACGCGTAGTGTgttacgttacgtatactatagattggAGTGTATTGGAGTGATTAGGAGCATATTGGGACATGAGACGAGACGAGACAAACCTTAGTTCAGAGGTCAAATCACTCAACTCTATaccttagaacatatatactggaaggggcataacctatctaaatatacataacaaaagtgtcccctacatctatctatccttgtctgtacAAAATCGGTTAATGCGCTTGCGCGAATGAATAACCGCTTAAGTTgaaagtagaaaaatttaaaataggtggaaggcatttgaaaatttgattataacaatttattctttaaattatattataatataattgcaatatattataaattatatataataatatgtaataatatgtaacaatagtcttgcgaaataaaataaaaataatgatgcacataaccaaaaacaaatactgtaatgaacaataattatatacaggatgtacaggataaaataaaataagataacaaactttgAGGAGCAAGaccaaacatgaaaaaaaatttgacatcaaCATATGTCTGTCACACACACAAACCCACTgttactgatataaaatatatattattaatgaaaaataaaaaagtaat is part of the Linepithema humile isolate Giens D197 chromosome 3, Lhum_UNIL_v1.0, whole genome shotgun sequence genome and harbors:
- the LOC136998655 gene encoding putative nuclease HARBI1 isoform X4, which gives rise to MATLCDDQSKEEDGEIEMTNCIKDVKKHILRIKNYVEVIIPQYSDNQFKSHFRTFEFILTLISKKLIREKPGCPTISPKKQLLIAIWKMSTSDSYSWPNEEKAIEIQNGFFAASGFPKVIGAIDGTHINIPAPHKDPETYVNRKGHHSIHLQAICDHECHFIHCYAGNPGSVHDQRVFRLSEVSNYLNDPNKFPNESHLIGDAAYAIHEHLLVPYRDNGHLSVKQKNFNFCYSSTRMAIERAFGLLKGRFRSLLTLLDMERLDIIPKMILTCCILHNICLLRNDNFNDIDLNNISHCELLNNNMTRAEFLHGNQRGIIKRNYICEQLVIRDV
- the LOC136998655 gene encoding putative nuclease HARBI1 isoform X1, yielding MATLCDDREQCAILSVAVNEYYDIIFSSSSSESKEEDGEIEMTNCIKDVKKHILRIKNYVEVIIPQYSDNQFKSHFRTFEFILTLISKKLIREKPGCPTISPKKQLLIAIWKMSTSDSYSWPNEEKAIEIQNGFFAASGFPKVIGAIDGTHINIPAPHKDPETYVNRKGHHSIHLQAICDHECHFIHCYAGNPGSVHDQRVFRLSEVSNYLNDPNKFPNESHLIGDAAYAIHEHLLVPYRDNGHLSVKQKNFNFCYSSTRMAIERAFGLLKGRFRSLLTLLDMERLDIIPKMILTCCILHNICLLRNDNFNDIDLNNISHCELLNNNMTRAEFLHGNQRGIIKRNYICEQLVIRDV
- the LOC136998655 gene encoding putative nuclease HARBI1 isoform X2, with translation MATLCDDREQCAILSVAVNEYYDIIFSSSSSESKEEDGEIEMTNCIKDVKKHILRIKNYVEVIIPQYSDNQFKSHFSKKLIREKPGCPTISPKKQLLIAIWKMSTSDSYSWPNEEKAIEIQNGFFAASGFPKVIGAIDGTHINIPAPHKDPETYVNRKGHHSIHLQAICDHECHFIHCYAGNPGSVHDQRVFRLSEVSNYLNDPNKFPNESHLIGDAAYAIHEHLLVPYRDNGHLSVKQKNFNFCYSSTRMAIERAFGLLKGRFRSLLTLLDMERLDIIPKMILTCCILHNICLLRNDNFNDIDLNNISHCELLNNNMTRAEFLHGNQRGIIKRNYICEQLVIRDV
- the LOC136998655 gene encoding putative nuclease HARBI1 isoform X3, whose amino-acid sequence is MATLCDDREQCAILSVAVNEYYDIIFSSSSSESKEEDGEIEMTNCIKDVKKHILRIKNYVEVIIPQYSDNQFKSHFREKPGCPTISPKKQLLIAIWKMSTSDSYSWPNEEKAIEIQNGFFAASGFPKVIGAIDGTHINIPAPHKDPETYVNRKGHHSIHLQAICDHECHFIHCYAGNPGSVHDQRVFRLSEVSNYLNDPNKFPNESHLIGDAAYAIHEHLLVPYRDNGHLSVKQKNFNFCYSSTRMAIERAFGLLKGRFRSLLTLLDMERLDIIPKMILTCCILHNICLLRNDNFNDIDLNNISHCELLNNNMTRAEFLHGNQRGIIKRNYICEQLVIRDV
- the LOC136998655 gene encoding putative nuclease HARBI1 isoform X5, which codes for MATLCDDREQCAILSVAVNEYYDIIFSSSSSESKEEDGEIEMTNCIKDVKKHILRIKNYVEVIIPQYSDNQFKSHFSWPNEEKAIEIQNGFFAASGFPKVIGAIDGTHINIPAPHKDPETYVNRKGHHSIHLQAICDHECHFIHCYAGNPGSVHDQRVFRLSEVSNYLNDPNKFPNESHLIGDAAYAIHEHLLVPYRDNGHLSVKQKNFNFCYSSTRMAIERAFGLLKGRFRSLLTLLDMERLDIIPKMILTCCILHNICLLRNDNFNDIDLNNISHCELLNNNMTRAEFLHGNQRGIIKRNYICEQLVIRDV
- the LOC136998655 gene encoding putative nuclease HARBI1 isoform X6, with product MLRNIFFALKIMLRLLFLNTVIINLNLILVFISWPNEEKAIEIQNGFFAASGFPKVIGAIDGTHINIPAPHKDPETYVNRKGHHSIHLQAICDHECHFIHCYAGNPGSVHDQRVFRLSEVSNYLNDPNKFPNESHLIGDAAYAIHEHLLVPYRDNGHLSVKQKNFNFCYSSTRMAIERAFGLLKGRFRSLLTLLDMERLDIIPKMILTCCILHNICLLRNDNFNDIDLNNISHCELLNNNMTRAEFLHGNQRGIIKRNYICEQLVIRDV